DNA sequence from the Streptomyces sp. NBC_01497 genome:
CGCAGCGGCACCCGGTGCGCCACGGCGTCGACCCGGACGCCGTAGCGGCTGCGCAGCCGCTCCAGCGCGACCTCCTGGTGCGCCTCGCCCAGGCACCACAGCACCAACTGGCCGGTTCCCCGGTTGTGTTCGAGGCGCATGGTGGGGTCCTCCGCGACGAGCCGCGCGAGGCCCTGCGACAGCCTGTCCTCGTCGGCCTTGCTGTGGGCCTCGACGGCCAGCGGCAGCAGCGGGTCGGGCAGGGGCCACGGCTGGACGAGCAGCGGATCGGACGGCGCGGAGAGGGTGTCACCGGTCTCCGCGTGCGTGAGTTTCGCGACGCACGCGAGGTCGCCCGCCCGGCACTCGGTCACGGCGCGCTGCTGCTTGCCGAAGGGGGAGGAGAGCGAGCCGACGTGCTCGTCCGCGTCGTGCGCGGCGTCCTGCCCGGCCGCGGCGCCATCGGGGCCGCTCCCGTCGGCGGGGTGGTGGCCGCGGACGTGCACCGTCGCGTCGGGCAGCAGCGTGCCGGAGAACACCCGTACCAGCGAGATCCGCCCCACGTACGGGTCGGAGGCGCTCTTGACGACCTCCGCGACGAGCGGGCCCGCCGGGTCGCAGCCGATGCCCTCGCGCGCGGCGCCGGCCGGGGTGGTGATCCCGGGAGCGGTGCGTTCGAGGGGCGAGGGGAAGCCACCGGTGACCAGCTCCAGCAGCTCGACGGTGCCGAGCCCCTGGGCGGCGCCCTCCGGGGCGGGCGCCGCCGCGAGCACCGGATGGAACACCCCGCGGGCCACGGCCTTCTCCAGGTCGGCCGTCAGGGTGTCCACGTCGATGTCCTCACCCGCGAGGTAGCGGTCCATGAGGGTCTCGTCCTCGCTCTCGGCGATGATCCCCTCGATGAGCCGGTTGCGCGCCGCCTCCACGGCCGGCAGTTCCTCGTCGGACGGGGGCCGGGCGGTGCGCCCGCCCGTCGCGTAGTCGTACAGCCGCCGCGTCAGCAGGCCCGTCAGGCCGGTGGCGGGCGCGTGTCCGTCCGGTCCCTCGGGGCCGAGGACGGGGAGGTACAGCGGCACGACGGCGTCGGGGTCGTCGCCGCCGAGGACGCGTCCGCACACCTCGGTCATCGCCTCGAAGGCGGTGCGCGCGGTGTCGAGGTGGGTCACGACGATGGCGCGCGGCATGCCGACCGCCGCGCACTCGTCCCAGACGGCGCGTGTGGCGCCCGCGACGGCCTCGGCCTCCTGCGCGGCCGAGACAACGAAAAGGGCCGCGTCCGCTGCGCGCAGACCGGCCCTCAGCTCGCCGACGAAGTCGGCATAACCCGGTGTGTCAAGGAGATTGATCTTGTATCCGCCCCATTCGACCGGCACCAGTGACAGCTGTACGGAGCGGTGCTGCCGGTGTTCGATCTCGTCGTAGTCGGAGACGGTCCCGCCGTCCTCGACCCGCCCCGGCCTCACCACCGCTCCCGCGGTCTGGGCCAGCGCCTCGACGAGCGTCGTCTTGCCCGATCCGCTGTGCCCGACCAGGACCACGTTCCTGACCGCCGCGGGCCGGCCGGCCGCCGGTGCCCCCGCGGCGGCCCCGGCAGGTTTCTTCGCCTTGTCGCCCATGGTCCTGCCTCCCGGTTGTCATCGCGCGCTGAGGAGATGTGAAGGGCGCGGACGCAGGGGGAGCGGCACGGGCAGCTCCGGCGGTGCCCACGGTGTCCTTCGAGCTTCGCACTTCGCTCAGGTCGCGTCCATCCGTCGTTCCCCGGCGTCCGGGCGCCGCGCGCCCCGTGCGCGGGCGCCACGCCCCCCGGGGACCCGGCAGTGACGGGCGGCGGTCGTGGCTACGATGGGCCAGCCGACGGCCACCGGGGCCGTCAGGCGCCAACGACCCCGGGAAAGCCATGCTGAACAAGTACGCGCGTGCGTTCTTCACGCGTGTCCTCACGCCGTTCGCCGCGCTCCTGCTCCGAAGAGGGGTGAGCCCGGACACGGTCACGCTGATCGGCACGGCGGGGGTGGTGGCGGGCGCGCTGGTGTTCTACCCCCGTGGCGAGTTCTTCTGGGGCACGATCTGCATCACCGTCTTCGTCTTCTCCGACCTGGTCGACGGCAACATGGCGCGGCAGGCCGGCGTCTCCAG
Encoded proteins:
- a CDS encoding elongation factor G-like protein EF-G2, yielding MGDKAKKPAGAAAGAPAAGRPAAVRNVVLVGHSGSGKTTLVEALAQTAGAVVRPGRVEDGGTVSDYDEIEHRQHRSVQLSLVPVEWGGYKINLLDTPGYADFVGELRAGLRAADAALFVVSAAQEAEAVAGATRAVWDECAAVGMPRAIVVTHLDTARTAFEAMTEVCGRVLGGDDPDAVVPLYLPVLGPEGPDGHAPATGLTGLLTRRLYDYATGGRTARPPSDEELPAVEAARNRLIEGIIAESEDETLMDRYLAGEDIDVDTLTADLEKAVARGVFHPVLAAAPAPEGAAQGLGTVELLELVTGGFPSPLERTAPGITTPAGAAREGIGCDPAGPLVAEVVKSASDPYVGRISLVRVFSGTLLPDATVHVRGHHPADGSGPDGAAAGQDAAHDADEHVGSLSSPFGKQQRAVTECRAGDLACVAKLTHAETGDTLSAPSDPLLVQPWPLPDPLLPLAVEAHSKADEDRLSQGLARLVAEDPTMRLEHNRGTGQLVLWCLGEAHQEVALERLRSRYGVRVDAVAHRVPLRETFGAVATGRGRHVKQSGGHGQFAICEVEVEPLPPGSGVEFVDKVVGGAVPRQFVPSVEKGVRAQAARGVAAGHPLVDVRVTLFDGKAHSVDSSDGAFQTAGALALRDAAGAAPIHLLEPVADVAVLVPDEYVGPVMSDLSGRRGRVVGTEPAGRGLTLVRAEVPELEIGRYAVDLRSLAHGTGRFSRRYARHEPMPPAVAEKLRERSLIDA